The genomic interval tattattattttgtcctttaaaaataaaccagaaaggaaaaataatatatatatatatggggggaagGTTTCTTGAGATGAGGGAGAAAGCTAATGATTCTTTAAACCAGTGGAGAGAATTAAATCCTATCCATTCTAGGCACAATTGCTGTGGCATTTATTTTCCCAGACGTTTAAAATACCGTGCAAGTATTTAAAACCAGTACCGATTTCAAATTTCTTGTCCCATTGAGATTTTCAGTATTagtcagtttttgttttgttttgtcttgttttgttttttaaatccagttATCATTTTATGCGGGGCACCAGGATATCTTCTCTACCCTTTTGTTTGCCCAGATTTGAGGTGGCAATCATCTTTTTGGACGATGAGAATAGTCACTCTTTCGCTTTTATTAACACTCAGAGCCATCGCCCTAGTGGTCAAGTTTTCATAGCATCAATAAAAGGTTTTTCCATGtttccatatatacatatacatcatGTACATATACATAGCGGACACCTATATGTGTATACGAACATAGGTTTGCACTGTACGGTGGGGATAAAGCACACACCATGCGGTCTTCTCGTCCCTTTTTATCACACAACCGACACTAATGGCTGCATTACTACcttagatttttaaaagcattgtggCTGGCTAAGAATTTAACAATGTACAGAGAAAACCTTTATAACTCCgtaaaaagtaaaaaacaaaatctagACTCTTATTCACTGCCTGCCTGGAAATATACCTCCTTCCAATTTCCAAATACTTTGCAATATTCCCAGTAAATGGCCAACCTCTCTTCAAATTCTCTTTAAACAGCCAAACAAAATAAAGATTATATCTCCATGGTGaaatttccccttcccttccctttttttttttttttttaatttgggggagggttgggaagAACCCACTCCCTAATTATATTTTTGTCcctaattatatatttaaaatcatatatttaaaatacCCCCTACCCCCAATCCTTAACATTTTAGTGCCTTAAAGTTGCCATGACGGCGACTGATTTAAATAAGTCCCCTCGAAATCAGctgaaatatttgggaataaatGGGATCTGGTCTGGGATGAAAAGGAGGTGAACAATAAGCACCCATCTATCCCGACTTAGCAGCAGAGACATAAATAAGAAAGCTGGAGGAATCTAGAAAGGAGGTGGAGGTTTTCCTTTGAAGTTACTGGCCTTTTATGTGTATCTGGAAGCCGTACCTTCCAACTGGGGGCTTTCAAAGAGACATCGATGTTGGAGATCGACCTTatttctgtgtttaaaaaaatctagacttCAAACATCCCAGCCTATACTTAGAAGACCCGACTATGTACATCAAGCACTTTTACAGTCAATAATTCTATGGACCAAAAGAAAATCACAGTTaactgcaaatatatatatatatatatatatatatacagagagagataaATAGGCATATATTTTAATCAAGCATTTAAAAGCCctcaggctaataataataataataataataataataataatataataatggcaATCTAAAGGGTTTTACTGGAAGGAAGAATATAACCAGGAGGCATACGAAAAGGGGTGGGAAACTCCTAACGAAAGAGGTGggtgacttttattaagcattattTTTACTCCCCTGGCTTTTCCTCTGATTCTTCTTCGCCGGGTTGGGTGGAATTGAtcaatttgctttcttttttccacTTCATCCGCCTGTTTTGGAACCAGATCTTAATCTGTCGTTCAGTAAGGCAGAGGGCGTTTGCGATCTCAATCCGTCGCCTCCTGGTTAAGTATCGGTTGTAATGGAATTCCTTCTCTAATTCTAAGGTTTGGTATCTGGTGTAGGTCTGTCTGCCCCGTCTCCCGTGGGATCCATATATTGTACCTATGGAAAGCAAAGACAATATGGTCTCAGTATGAGCAGGCCTTAATACTTAATATAAAGAACCCAGATAACAGCTTGGAGACCTGTTCCCTTTGTTTGTTCACCCACCTCCTTACATAGGATATATAATGTCTAGTGACCCTAATTTCCCAAATTAAATATTTCTCAATAATAATCAGATTATAATCTGGTAGCAGAATCTGGTGAACCATATATTAAATTAGGCAGACCCCTTATCATGCTCAAACCTTGAATTCTACACAGTTCTACACTTCCCATTCTGCACAAACAGGCACATACACACGGCCATGTGTGCTACTTTTCACCTCTTTGTGTGgcacccacaaaaacctattatAACTGGGCATGATCTGGCCAAAGTTAAGCACTCTGAAGCCCCATTGCTTTTCAGAAGGAAAAAACAGCCATGCACATCGCTTGACTTAAAACTGCTTAAAATAAGTGGGGTTTGAAAGGACTTAACTTTGGCTGGGATCGTGTCCCTGATATAATGAGGAATCTGAGTTCAGAAAATTGACATTAGATTCTAAGCATATTTATTTGCTGGTTCCCTTGGCTTCAATAAAACCTGTTTCCATGGAAGTAGATTtttgttgctactgctgttgGTTTGGAGAGGGTCACAGCCTTAAAATCTAAGTATATAATcataggaattttttaaaatccccaaaaCCTCACAATGCATCCTTAAAACATGGAGCTCATTCCAAAATCTTGCACTGACTATAAAAGGGAggggggcttttttttaaaaagcccatccTGATGGAAGGaaggtttatatttatttatttatttatttatttattaaaatgaggTGTGAATGCTACTGGAGGCTAAAACTGGACGGCTTCCTTCTCTACTGTAAACCTCCACTTTAAGAAAGACAAAGGATAACATTTTTGGCgcaatgaaatcaatgggagcTTGGCCATTGATCAAGTCTCCTCTCTTTCCGTCCCTACTGTCCCTAGGAGATGATTTGTGTCTGCGGTACTGGAAAACGTGCATTCAATAGCTATACTTACACACTAAGTGagtgaagggagagagagagagagagagagtctctgTCTCACAAACACACTGAGTAGTCGATGCAGAGGCTATATTCCTTTACATCAGTCTTTGAGTCTCAAGGAAGGAGGAATCTATTtgtgcatttgttgttgctgtgcatttttaaaacatccacTGACTAAAAAATTTTTCACGTTGGAAGTAACTCTTATTTAAGTTCCTGGAACTTGCTTACTTTCTTAGGAACTGCAACCTTTTACCTGCTAAgaggcaattttttaaaacacacacaacaacacaacccaAGCCATGCAATCAAGCTTGCAATGTGTTATTGTGCACTTGGGTTGGCCAATAAGGGATCActatttggtgggttttttgttttgttttattttgcatttgctAAATGGCCCACAGCCCCCCCTCCCCGAATGGTTTCCCCAAAACCATGTCATCTtaggaagtcgaaggctttcatggcaggcatccataggtttgtggttgtgtgtgtgttgtgggtgggtgggtgggtgggttttttgggctgtgtgccatgtctagaagagttttctgACGTTGTCGCCagtagatgctggcaaaacgtcagaattaactcttctagacatggccacatagcaaaaaacccaccaaaaaaaacatGTTCTTCTTCAGAAGAGCTCCCAAAAACTGAGGCTAAAACCCAACCTGAGACAAGTCTCAGGTTACCCATTTGCAAGTATCATTTGTTTccattccaataataataaataataatatataatataataataataataatgttcctcttctcccccccatCCCCACTGCCATCACCCACACAAAGACCCCCCTCACCCCCCCAGCCTACATCCCCCtcaccccatccccaccccactccacccacccacccaacccTTGGTAGCATCCCAATGGTTACCAGCACACGAGTTCATCTTTGCATCCAGGGATAAACAGGGCTGGAGTACTTCCGGTCGCTGCCTTCCTCGCTTAGGCTTTGGCCGCCCGCTCTCGGGCTTGTACTGCGGTCAGAGCTGGCAAAGCAGGGCAGGTAGTCCAAGGTGGTTGCCCCTTGGCTTGGTTGCCCCGGAGGCAAGAGGGCTCCCCCACCCAGGTCCTTCTCTGCATAGAAGCAAGAGGCGCCATAGTCATAGGAAGCCCGGTTGCAGGCGATGACCGTTTGGTGGACTGTTTGGAGAAGCAAGGTGAGGAAAGGTCTTGTCCGGCAAGCTGCGGGCCCCATAGGAGCCCGGGAAGTGCCTTAGAGCTGGCCTCGTAGCCCCCTGGGTAGAGGGGGAGCTGCCCCAGGAAAGAAGACTCTTGCCATTGGGCAAGCTCCCCGGGAAAGTGGGATTCACAAAATAGGAACTCATTGAAGCTCCCCAGGTCCCGAGACCCTGATTTGTGTGTAGTAGTACATCTGGCTATAACTATTAGTAGTCATCCAAGTGGTTTGTTTCTGGATGGCCGAGCGCCAAAAGCGACAGCAGCAAATAGCACCAGCTGACGGCCGGGCGGCCAATGGGAGAGCGGCGGAGGCCTTCTCCCCTGGGACCCCCACCGCCACCGAGGCAGCAAAGTTacaacaaacaccccccccctccagccGCCGCCGTCCCCCGCCTCAGTCGCCGTCTCCGCCGCCCGGCAGATGGATGGGCTCTCGCCCCCTAGCCACCTCCCACTGTGGCCAAAGGGAGGGCCAGGGAAGGGGGGTCAGATTGGAATAGGGCCATTCCTTGAGAAGAATTAGTctgtgggtgtgtgttgtgtgtgtgtgtgtgcaggaaggaagggggagctGTTCGATGCACATGGAAATATGTCAATAAATCAAGGGAGGATCACTGGTCATTGAGGACTGAGGCACCCAGAGAGGAGGTCGCACCTGGAAGGCAACCCCAGAAATCCCTTCCTAAAGTGGTCCACCAGCATACCAAACCCCCAGCTTCCCAGCCTCATCATCCACACCCGACCCCAACCCTTCACCTCCCCGTACCTACACACAccacaggaaaacaaaacaagtacTGGTTGGTGCTCTAAGAAGCTGTTGACCgttattgttgcttttttttaatagggactttttttttttaaattcagaccCGTAGGATATTCTGAGTtcggattttaaaaaacaaaacaatagcaacTCTTTCAACTGCCCTCTCGCCAACGCATCCATTGCCCTCCCAGGCCTGATTCAAGGGAAAGTATACAAGAGTCCTATGAGAAATCGGGAAAAGGATTCCCTCACAGTGTAATGAGCGAACCGAGCTTATTTTCCTGGATCAAGCAAAATCGGAACCGAACTCTGGatatgtttgtttccttttaaaaacccgTCCCAGGGCTAAGTTGTGTCCCCTCTGGGGCATAGCCTAAGGTTGAACTAGATTGTATAATCGATAGATCAGGAACCAGACAGGAAGTCCCTCCACACTGTTGTGGCGCTTGGTATTACCTCTGCTCCTTTATTGGGGAAGAATGTACTTCCAAGGAATCCCAATAAAGAGGAAGGCAATTCTCAGCTGCTTTCAAAGAGACCAAATTGTCCCAGGAAAATAAAAACCTGCCATATGTCTGTTAATTTCTATTCTTCAACAGTAAGACATGTACACTTCTGGTGCCTGAATTCGGTGAAAACACAATGCGAAGCCCCTCAAATCAAAGCTTTTGCCAACCATTCATAAAGAGGGAGCAGTTATTTAAGCACTTTTTCATCATTGTTGTGGCCTTCATCCTCGGACAGGGAAGGGGTCTTGTGTTGTTTCCAATTGGGGAAATAATTTCATAATGAGAGAATAGGATTCTAGATGTAGGGCTGAAGTGAGAAAAGTACTAGAAGAAGCCAGAAAGATCCAAAATCTTTAACATTCTGTGTGTGTTCAAAGAGAATTGGGTCTTACTCCCAACAAAATGTGCACAGGATTGAGTCTCGGCCTTTCTTTCTGCCAATTGTTCAGGCAACTTTTCACACTTCCCTCCAGGCCTGAGGCCTTTGAAAGCTTCTATTTTTAGTCTTATGAATGGGAGCTTTATAATAATGGCTCGCATAGGCCTGAAAGCTGCCAGGTTGTGTGCCTCTTGTAAACTGGCATGTTTCATTTCCGGAGTGTGATTGCGGTATCTATAAAACAGCAGCCGGTTAAAAAAATCCGCgagtctttcttctctcttccctctcctccccaatTTTCTAATTGTGGGCATTGTTTGTGTCTCTTTCACACGGAGTCTCGATTGCCTCCAACAatgatccctccacgtaagggatCCGCCAATCTCTCCCTTCAAAAGGTTACCTATAAGGCAATTGAGAGTATTGGGCGGCGAGGGATATAGATGCAAAAAAATAGGAGAGGAACCATTCctgaaagcaaaaaacaaatcactTTCCTGAGATGTCTGAGACCAAGGCAAGGGAAAGTTTTAAAAGCTACCAATGATAAACACCACCAGCGGTATTGAAACCTAAAAGGAGGAAAGTCCTAAGGTTGAAGTTAGAGGTAACTTTTTTCCAATCCCATTGCCAGCACTTTCATAGTTTAGCTAGCCACGAAATTCG from Sceloporus undulatus isolate JIND9_A2432 ecotype Alabama chromosome 6, SceUnd_v1.1, whole genome shotgun sequence carries:
- the HOXA6 gene encoding LOW QUALITY PROTEIN: homeobox protein Hox-A6 (The sequence of the model RefSeq protein was modified relative to this genomic sequence to represent the inferred CDS: inserted 2 bases in 2 codons; deleted 5 bases in 3 codons) produces the protein MSSYFVNPTFPGSLPNGESSFLGQLPLYPGGYEAALRHFPGSYGARSLPDKTFXSPCFSKQSQTVIACNRASYDYGASCFYAEKDLGGGALLPPGQPSQGATTLDYLPCFASSDRSTSPRAGGQSLSEEGSDRKYSSPVYPWMQXMNSCAGTIYGSHGRRGRQTYTRYQTLELEKEFHYNRYLTRRRRIEIANALCLTERQIKIWFQNRRMKWKKESKLINSTQPGEEESEEKPGE